One genomic window of Azospirillum sp. TSH58 includes the following:
- the proS gene encoding proline--tRNA ligase → MRLSTFFLPTLKETPTEAQIVSHRLMLRAGMIRQTSAGIYAWLPLGHRVLKKIEQIVREEQDAAGAQELLMPTIQSAELWKESGRYDDYGKEMLRITDRHDREMLFGPTNEEMITDIFRAFVRSYRQLPLNLYHIQWKFRDEIRPRFGVMRGREFLMKDAYSFDIDAASARRSYQKMFLAYLRTFARMGLKAIPMRADTGPIGGDLSHEFIILAETGESGVFCHKDWLTLDVLQNAPGFDEDLQPFFDTYTSIYAATDEKHEPGNCPVPESDLVSARGIEVGHIFNFGTKYSKPMNAVVAGPGGEPVPVEMGSYGIGVSRLMGAIIEASHDDNGIIWPDAVAPFNVGLVNLKVGDAETDRVCQELYYKLRANGMEVLYDDRDERPGVKFADMDLIGLPWQLVVGPRGLKNGVVELKRRATGEKQELSVESALEKLSA, encoded by the coding sequence ATGCGGCTGTCCACCTTCTTCCTGCCGACCCTCAAGGAGACCCCGACCGAGGCGCAGATCGTCTCGCACCGCCTGATGCTGCGGGCCGGGATGATCCGCCAGACCAGCGCCGGCATCTACGCCTGGCTGCCGCTGGGCCATCGGGTCCTGAAGAAGATCGAGCAGATCGTCCGCGAGGAGCAGGACGCCGCCGGCGCCCAGGAACTGCTGATGCCGACCATCCAGTCGGCGGAGCTGTGGAAGGAAAGCGGCCGCTACGACGATTACGGCAAGGAGATGCTGCGCATCACCGACCGTCACGACCGCGAGATGCTGTTCGGCCCGACGAACGAGGAGATGATCACCGACATCTTCCGCGCCTTCGTGAGGAGCTACCGCCAGCTTCCGCTGAACCTCTACCACATCCAGTGGAAGTTCCGGGACGAGATCCGCCCCCGCTTCGGCGTGATGCGCGGGCGCGAGTTCCTGATGAAGGACGCCTACAGCTTCGACATCGACGCGGCCAGCGCCCGCCGCTCCTACCAGAAGATGTTCCTGGCCTATCTGCGCACCTTCGCCCGCATGGGGCTGAAGGCCATCCCGATGCGCGCCGACACCGGCCCCATCGGCGGCGACCTCAGCCACGAGTTCATCATCCTGGCCGAGACCGGCGAGAGCGGCGTCTTCTGCCACAAGGACTGGCTGACCCTGGACGTGCTGCAGAACGCGCCGGGCTTCGACGAGGACCTGCAGCCCTTCTTCGACACCTACACCTCGATCTACGCGGCGACCGACGAGAAGCACGAGCCCGGCAACTGCCCGGTTCCGGAGTCGGATCTGGTCTCGGCCCGCGGCATCGAGGTCGGCCACATCTTCAACTTCGGCACCAAGTACTCCAAGCCGATGAACGCCGTCGTCGCCGGTCCGGGCGGCGAGCCGGTCCCGGTCGAGATGGGCTCCTACGGCATCGGCGTGTCGCGCCTGATGGGCGCGATCATCGAGGCCAGCCACGACGACAACGGCATCATCTGGCCGGACGCCGTGGCGCCCTTCAACGTCGGCCTCGTCAACCTGAAGGTCGGCGACGCCGAGACCGACCGCGTCTGCCAGGAGCTGTACTACAAGCTCCGCGCCAACGGGATGGAGGTCCTGTACGACGACCGCGACGAGCGTCCGGGCGTGAAGTTCGCCGACATGGACCTGATCGGCCTGCCGTGGCAGCTGGTCGTCGGGCCGCGCGGCCTGAAGAACGGCGTGGTCGAGCTGAAGCGCCGCGCCACCGGCGAGAAGCAGGAGCTGTCGGTGGAAAGCGCGCTGGAGAAGCTCTCGGCGTAA
- a CDS encoding dienelactone hydrolase family protein has translation MDQKIIDLYDEYTHRPLPRRVFLERLAVLAGSAAAIPAILSQIEPNYALAAEVPEDDSRIATDRVTFQGATGDVQAYRARPKLAEQAPSVVVVHENRGLNPYIEDVTRRLAVAGFVAMAPDLLSPLGGTPQDPDRAREMIGQLDPDKTVNNLIASMSDLMAYRYSNAKVGAIGFCWGGGMINRLAIKAPDLKAGVVFYGPSPDPALVTTIKAPLQLHYAGLDNNVNAKVPAYEEALKKGGKSYELFMYENVNHAFHNDTSAERYNKEAADLAWGRSVEFLKKNLT, from the coding sequence ATGGATCAGAAGATCATCGACCTGTACGACGAGTACACCCACCGGCCGCTGCCGCGCCGCGTCTTCCTGGAGCGGCTGGCGGTGCTGGCGGGCAGCGCGGCGGCCATTCCGGCGATCCTCTCCCAGATCGAGCCGAACTACGCCCTGGCCGCCGAGGTCCCGGAGGACGACAGCCGAATCGCCACGGACCGCGTCACCTTCCAGGGCGCGACCGGCGACGTTCAGGCTTACCGGGCCCGCCCGAAGCTGGCCGAGCAGGCGCCGTCGGTGGTGGTGGTCCATGAGAACCGTGGGCTGAACCCTTACATTGAGGACGTGACGCGGCGGCTGGCGGTGGCCGGCTTCGTCGCCATGGCTCCGGACCTGCTGTCCCCGCTCGGCGGCACCCCCCAGGACCCCGACCGTGCCCGCGAGATGATCGGCCAGCTCGACCCCGACAAGACGGTGAACAACCTGATCGCGTCGATGAGCGACCTCATGGCCTACCGCTACTCCAACGCCAAGGTGGGAGCCATCGGCTTCTGCTGGGGCGGCGGCATGATCAACCGGCTGGCCATCAAGGCGCCGGATCTCAAGGCGGGCGTCGTCTTCTACGGTCCGTCGCCCGACCCGGCGCTGGTCACCACGATCAAGGCGCCGCTCCAGCTCCATTACGCCGGGCTGGACAACAACGTGAACGCCAAGGTCCCGGCCTATGAGGAGGCCCTGAAGAAGGGCGGCAAGTCCTACGAACTCTTCATGTATGAGAACGTGAACCACGCCTTCCACAACGACACGTCGGCGGAGCGCTACAACAAGGAAGCGGCGGACCTCGCCTGGGGGCGGTCCGTGGAGTTCCTGAAGAAGAACCTGACCTGA
- a CDS encoding EamA family transporter, producing MRTAHIGLAVAVAAIWGFNFVAIKVGLADFPPILFCALRFALAALPLVVLGVRGGPPVPWRFILGIGMVLGVVKFSLLFVGMDIGMPAGLSSLVLQSQAFFTALFAALVLGERPGPKQVLGMAVAFAGIGLIATEMPAGASLLGLALVMAAAAAWGVSNLLMKQAKAPDLFRMMLWVSVVPPIPLLLLSLGMEGPDRAWQALTHLTPLGVGAVAYIAFGATLFGFAAWGFLLRHYPASLVAPFSLLVPIFGISSSALFLGESFTPLKMAGALLVLAGLAVAVLKLPSARPATRRL from the coding sequence ATGCGCACCGCTCACATTGGCCTTGCCGTCGCCGTCGCGGCGATCTGGGGCTTCAACTTCGTCGCCATCAAGGTCGGACTCGCGGATTTTCCGCCGATCCTGTTCTGCGCCCTGCGTTTCGCGCTGGCGGCGCTGCCGCTTGTGGTGCTGGGGGTTCGCGGCGGTCCGCCGGTGCCCTGGCGCTTCATCCTGGGCATCGGGATGGTGCTGGGGGTGGTGAAGTTCTCGCTGCTGTTCGTCGGGATGGACATCGGTATGCCGGCCGGGCTGTCGTCTCTGGTGTTGCAGTCGCAGGCCTTCTTCACCGCCCTGTTCGCCGCGCTGGTGCTGGGGGAGCGGCCCGGGCCGAAGCAGGTGCTGGGCATGGCCGTGGCCTTCGCCGGGATCGGCCTGATCGCGACGGAGATGCCGGCGGGCGCCTCGCTGCTCGGGCTTGCACTGGTCATGGCCGCCGCCGCGGCCTGGGGCGTGTCGAACCTGCTGATGAAGCAGGCCAAGGCGCCGGACCTGTTCCGCATGATGCTGTGGGTCAGCGTGGTGCCGCCGATCCCGCTGCTGCTGCTGTCTCTGGGGATGGAGGGGCCGGACCGGGCGTGGCAGGCCCTGACCCATCTGACTCCGCTGGGCGTCGGGGCGGTGGCCTACATCGCCTTCGGGGCGACGCTGTTCGGCTTCGCCGCCTGGGGCTTCCTGCTGCGGCATTATCCGGCGAGCCTGGTGGCGCCCTTCTCGCTGCTGGTGCCGATCTTCGGCATAAGTTCCAGCGCGCTGTTCCTGGGCGAGAGCTTCACGCCGCTGAAGATGGCCGGCGCGCTTCTCGTCCTCGCCGGGCTGGCGGTGGCCGTGCTGAAGCTGCCCTCCGCACGGCCCGCCACCCGCCGGCTCTGA
- a CDS encoding lipoprotein-releasing ABC transporter permease subunit, whose translation MIFSAFERMVAMRYLRARRQEGFISVIAGFSLLGIALGVATLIIVMSVMNGFRAELLGRVLGLNGHLNVYSSRGGPLPDYDPLVQRLQGVPGVVGVTPTVEGQALVSVRGVASGAVVRGVRPEDFRVRPTLSRNIVRGTAEAFGDDNIAIGIRMAQRLGLAVGDQLTLIAPQGNVTAFGTVPRMRSFTIGAVFDVGMFEYDNSFIFLPLPEAQAFFRTGEAVTSLEVFVSDPTQIRAARDAIQSAVAGVGRVVDWQQSNASFFTALQVERNVMFLILSLIITVAAFNIISSLIMLVKDKGRDIAILRTMGATRGMIMRIFFLSGASVGVAGTLLGVALGVSFALNIETIRQGIQALTGTNLFNAEIYFLSQLPAKIDWSEVVQVTLMALGLSFAATVYPSWRAARLDPVEALRYE comes from the coding sequence ATGATCTTCTCCGCCTTCGAACGCATGGTCGCGATGCGCTATCTGCGGGCGCGCCGCCAGGAAGGGTTCATTTCGGTCATCGCGGGCTTCTCGCTGCTGGGCATCGCGCTCGGCGTGGCGACGCTGATCATCGTGATGTCGGTGATGAATGGCTTCCGGGCGGAGCTTCTGGGCCGCGTGCTCGGCCTGAACGGCCATCTCAACGTCTACAGCAGCCGCGGCGGGCCGCTGCCCGACTACGACCCGCTGGTGCAGCGGCTCCAGGGCGTGCCCGGCGTGGTCGGGGTGACGCCGACGGTCGAAGGGCAGGCGCTGGTGTCGGTGCGCGGCGTCGCCTCCGGCGCGGTGGTGCGCGGCGTGCGGCCGGAGGATTTCCGGGTGCGCCCGACGCTGTCGCGCAACATCGTGCGCGGCACCGCGGAGGCCTTCGGCGACGACAACATCGCCATCGGCATCCGCATGGCGCAGCGGCTGGGGCTGGCGGTCGGCGACCAGCTCACCCTGATCGCGCCGCAGGGCAACGTCACCGCCTTCGGCACCGTGCCGCGGATGCGCAGCTTCACCATCGGCGCCGTGTTCGACGTCGGCATGTTCGAATACGACAACAGCTTCATCTTCCTGCCCCTGCCGGAGGCGCAGGCCTTCTTCCGCACCGGCGAGGCGGTGACCTCGCTGGAGGTCTTCGTCAGCGACCCGACGCAGATCCGCGCGGCGCGCGACGCCATCCAGTCGGCGGTGGCCGGGGTGGGGCGCGTGGTCGACTGGCAGCAGTCGAACGCCAGCTTCTTCACGGCGCTCCAAGTCGAGCGCAACGTGATGTTCCTGATCCTGTCGCTGATCATCACGGTGGCGGCCTTCAACATCATCTCCAGCCTGATCATGCTGGTGAAGGACAAGGGGCGGGACATCGCCATCCTGCGCACCATGGGCGCGACCCGCGGCATGATCATGCGCATCTTCTTCCTGTCCGGCGCCTCGGTGGGCGTGGCGGGGACGCTGCTGGGCGTGGCCCTGGGCGTGTCCTTCGCGCTGAACATCGAAACGATCCGGCAGGGCATCCAGGCGCTGACCGGCACCAACCTGTTCAACGCCGAGATTTACTTCCTGTCGCAATTGCCGGCGAAGATCGACTGGTCGGAGGTGGTCCAGGTCACCCTGATGGCGCTGGGCCTGTCCTTCGCCGCCACCGTCTACCCGTCCTGGCGGGCGGCCCGTCTCGATCCGGTGGAGGCCCTGCGCTATGAGTGA
- the dnaE gene encoding DNA polymerase III subunit alpha yields the protein MPHADFIHLRVHSAYSLSEGAIKVKELVKLCQKKDMPAVAVTDTGNLFGALEFALAAADSGVQPIIGTVLGITRVGPANGKPGLPGKAASVPDQLVLLCQTDEGYRNLMKLVSRAFLESDPMAGPQIPLDALEGHSAGLIALTGGPAGSVGRLLGEGQKDLALDVLERLKRLFPGRLYVELQRHRDHFAVIEDAIEPALIDLAYAHDLPLVATNDCYFATEDMYEAHDALLCIAEGAYISQTERRRLTPDHRFKSAEEMRELFKDLPEAVDNTVAIARRCSFLLKPIKPILPPFPCEGGRDEGEELRAQSREGLEMRLNSVVYTPDMTPEQREETRKTYFERLEFELDVIVSMKFPGYFLIVSDFIKWAKSHDIPVGPGRGSGAGSVVAWALTITDLDPLRFGLLFERFLNPERVSMPDFDVDFCQDRREEVIRYVQDKYGYDRVAQIITFGKLQARAVLRDVGRVLQMPYGQVDKICKLVPNNPANPVTLQQALDSEEMLRQARDGDETVARLVNIALKLEGLYRHASTHAAGVVIGDRPLHDLVPLYRDPRSDMPVTQFNMKFVEQAGLVKFDFLGLKTLTVLKTAVDLIPEKPDLTTVTLDDPRSYEILGRAESTGVFQLESSGMRDVLRRLKPNRLEDIIALVSLYRPGPMDNIPKYIKVKNGEELPDYMNPALEPILKETFGIMIYQEQVMQIAQVLSGYSLGGADLLRRAMGKKIKEEMDKERDKFVVGAKDKGVDPDQASMIFDQVAKFAGYGFNKSHAAAYALVAYHTAYLKANHPVEFMAASMTLDLGNTDKLNVFRQELVRLKIKLLTPDINRSDSIFGVEALPDGGKAVRYALAAVKGVGLPAMKAVVEERRKNGPYKSLFDFARRLDLKTINKRQLENLTCAGAFDGINPNRAQVHAALETLIRYAQAEAAERDSGIGNLFGGAGGGLKEPDLPKVKEWEPLEKLKHEFGAIGFYLSAHPLDAFAGPLARMRVVRSADLAAAVTGGGSTRRSVAGIVVSRKEKTAKSGNRFAFVELSDSSGGYEVTVFSEVLATNRDLLEAGRPVLMTVDVQMNGEDIRLTCQEVKPLEDAVAQVSDGLKVVVRDNAPVESIRGMLERLARGKGKIHLLVEIDPLKEVEIQLPGSFNITNQSRAALKAVPGVVEVVEL from the coding sequence ATGCCTCACGCCGACTTCATCCATCTGCGCGTCCACTCCGCCTATTCCCTGTCCGAGGGCGCCATCAAGGTGAAGGAGCTGGTCAAGCTCTGCCAGAAGAAGGACATGCCGGCGGTCGCCGTGACCGACACCGGCAACCTGTTCGGCGCGCTGGAGTTCGCGCTGGCCGCCGCGGATTCGGGCGTGCAGCCGATCATCGGCACGGTTCTGGGCATCACCCGAGTCGGTCCGGCCAACGGCAAGCCGGGCCTGCCGGGCAAGGCGGCGTCGGTCCCCGACCAGCTCGTGCTGCTCTGCCAGACCGACGAGGGTTACCGGAACCTGATGAAGCTGGTCTCCAGGGCCTTCCTGGAATCGGACCCGATGGCCGGGCCGCAGATCCCGCTGGACGCGCTGGAGGGCCATTCCGCCGGGCTGATCGCGCTGACCGGCGGTCCCGCCGGCTCGGTCGGGCGGCTGTTGGGCGAGGGGCAGAAGGATCTGGCGCTCGACGTGCTGGAGCGGCTGAAGCGGCTGTTCCCCGGGCGGCTCTACGTCGAGCTTCAGCGCCACCGCGACCATTTCGCGGTGATCGAGGACGCCATCGAGCCGGCGTTGATCGACCTCGCCTACGCTCACGACCTGCCGCTGGTCGCCACCAACGACTGCTATTTCGCGACCGAGGACATGTACGAGGCGCACGACGCGCTGCTCTGCATCGCCGAGGGCGCCTACATCAGCCAGACCGAGCGCCGCCGCCTCACCCCCGACCACCGCTTCAAGTCGGCCGAGGAGATGCGGGAGCTGTTCAAGGACCTGCCGGAGGCGGTGGACAACACGGTCGCCATCGCCCGGCGCTGCTCCTTCCTGCTGAAGCCGATCAAGCCCATCCTGCCGCCCTTCCCCTGCGAGGGCGGCCGCGACGAGGGGGAGGAACTGCGCGCCCAGTCCCGCGAGGGGCTGGAGATGCGGCTGAACAGCGTCGTCTACACCCCGGACATGACGCCGGAGCAGCGCGAAGAGACCCGCAAGACCTATTTCGAGCGGCTGGAGTTCGAGCTGGACGTCATCGTGTCGATGAAGTTCCCCGGCTACTTCCTGATTGTGTCGGACTTCATCAAGTGGGCCAAGTCGCACGACATCCCGGTGGGGCCAGGCCGCGGGTCGGGCGCCGGCTCGGTCGTCGCCTGGGCGCTGACCATCACCGATCTGGACCCGCTGCGCTTCGGCCTGCTGTTCGAGCGCTTCCTGAATCCCGAACGCGTGTCGATGCCCGACTTCGACGTGGACTTCTGCCAGGACCGCCGCGAAGAGGTGATCCGCTACGTCCAGGACAAGTACGGCTACGACCGCGTCGCCCAGATCATCACCTTCGGTAAGCTGCAGGCCCGCGCCGTGCTGCGCGACGTCGGGCGCGTGCTCCAGATGCCCTACGGGCAGGTGGACAAGATCTGCAAGCTGGTGCCGAACAACCCGGCCAACCCGGTGACGCTCCAGCAGGCGCTGGACAGCGAGGAGATGCTGCGCCAGGCCCGCGACGGCGACGAGACGGTGGCGCGCCTCGTCAACATCGCGCTGAAGCTGGAGGGGCTGTACCGCCACGCCTCGACCCACGCGGCGGGCGTGGTGATCGGCGACCGGCCGCTGCACGATCTGGTGCCGCTGTACCGCGATCCGCGGTCGGACATGCCGGTCACCCAGTTCAACATGAAGTTCGTCGAGCAGGCCGGGCTGGTGAAGTTTGACTTCCTCGGCCTGAAGACGCTGACCGTGCTGAAGACGGCGGTGGACCTGATCCCGGAAAAGCCGGACCTGACCACCGTCACGCTGGACGATCCCCGAAGCTATGAGATTCTGGGGCGCGCCGAATCGACCGGCGTGTTCCAGCTGGAAAGCTCGGGCATGCGCGACGTGCTGCGCCGGCTGAAGCCGAACCGGCTGGAGGACATCATCGCGCTGGTGTCGCTCTACCGTCCGGGCCCGATGGACAACATCCCCAAATACATCAAGGTGAAGAACGGGGAGGAACTGCCCGACTACATGAATCCGGCCCTGGAGCCGATCCTGAAGGAGACCTTCGGGATCATGATCTACCAGGAGCAGGTCATGCAGATCGCCCAGGTGCTGTCCGGCTATTCGCTGGGCGGCGCCGATCTTCTGCGCCGCGCCATGGGCAAGAAGATCAAGGAGGAGATGGACAAGGAGCGCGACAAGTTCGTCGTCGGCGCCAAGGACAAGGGCGTGGACCCCGATCAGGCCAGCATGATCTTCGATCAGGTGGCCAAGTTCGCCGGCTACGGCTTCAACAAGAGCCACGCCGCCGCCTACGCCCTGGTCGCCTACCACACCGCCTATCTGAAGGCGAACCACCCGGTGGAGTTCATGGCGGCGTCGATGACGCTCGACCTCGGCAACACCGACAAGCTGAACGTCTTCCGGCAGGAGCTGGTGCGGCTGAAGATCAAGCTGCTGACTCCGGACATCAACAGGTCCGACAGCATCTTCGGGGTGGAGGCGCTGCCCGACGGCGGCAAGGCGGTGCGCTACGCGCTGGCCGCGGTGAAGGGCGTCGGCCTGCCCGCCATGAAGGCGGTGGTGGAGGAGCGGCGCAAGAACGGCCCTTACAAGAGCCTGTTCGACTTCGCCCGCCGCCTCGACCTGAAGACCATCAACAAGCGCCAGCTCGAAAACCTGACCTGCGCCGGCGCCTTCGACGGCATCAACCCGAACCGCGCTCAGGTGCACGCGGCGCTGGAGACGCTGATCCGCTACGCCCAGGCCGAGGCGGCGGAGCGCGACAGCGGCATCGGCAACCTGTTCGGCGGCGCGGGCGGCGGGCTGAAGGAGCCGGACCTGCCCAAGGTGAAGGAGTGGGAGCCGCTGGAGAAGCTGAAGCACGAGTTCGGCGCCATCGGCTTCTACCTGTCGGCCCACCCGCTGGACGCCTTCGCCGGGCCGCTGGCCCGCATGAGGGTGGTGCGGTCGGCGGACCTCGCCGCGGCGGTGACCGGCGGCGGCTCGACCCGGCGCAGCGTCGCCGGCATCGTGGTCAGCCGCAAGGAGAAGACCGCGAAGTCGGGCAACCGCTTCGCCTTCGTGGAACTGTCCGACTCCAGCGGCGGCTATGAGGTGACGGTCTTCTCCGAGGTGCTGGCGACCAACCGCGACCTGCTGGAGGCCGGGCGCCCGGTGCTGATGACCGTGGACGTCCAGATGAACGGCGAGGACATCCGCCTGACCTGCCAGGAGGTGAAGCCGCTGGAGGACGCCGTCGCCCAGGTCTCGGACGGGCTGAAGGTGGTGGTGCGCGACAACGCGCCGGTGGAGAGCATCCGCGGCATGCTGGAGCGGCTGGCCCGCGGCAAGGGCAAGATCCACCTGCTGGTCGAGATCGACCCGCTGAAGGAAGTGGAGATCCAGCTCCCCGGCTCCTTCAACATCACCAACCAGAGCCGCGCCGCCCTGAAGGCGGTGCCGGGGGTGGTCGAGGTGGTGGAACTGTAG
- a CDS encoding ABC transporter ATP-binding protein — MSEPMLELSGIVRTFEQAGTELQVLRGAELTVHAGELVALVGPSGAGKSTLLHIAGLLERPTAGTVRIAGTDVSALDDGKRTEVRRRSVGFVYQFHHLLPEFSALENIVLPQMINGVPKRTARERALELLRMVGLEPRAGHRPARLSGGEQQRVAIARALANGPGLLIADEPTGNLDPHTAEGVFAMLTSIVRQARVGALIATHNLELANRMDRVLEMSDGVLVEHARV, encoded by the coding sequence ATGAGTGAGCCGATGCTGGAACTGTCGGGTATCGTCCGCACCTTCGAGCAGGCGGGAACGGAGCTTCAGGTGCTGCGCGGGGCGGAGCTGACCGTCCATGCCGGCGAACTGGTCGCGCTGGTCGGCCCGTCGGGCGCCGGCAAATCGACCCTGCTGCACATCGCCGGCCTGCTGGAACGGCCGACGGCCGGCACCGTGCGGATCGCCGGGACCGACGTGTCCGCCCTGGACGACGGCAAGCGGACCGAGGTGCGCCGCCGCTCGGTCGGCTTCGTGTACCAGTTCCATCACCTGCTGCCGGAATTCTCCGCCCTGGAGAACATCGTGCTGCCGCAGATGATCAACGGCGTGCCGAAGCGCACCGCCCGCGAGCGCGCCCTGGAACTGCTGCGCATGGTCGGGCTGGAGCCGCGCGCCGGGCACCGTCCGGCCCGCCTCTCGGGCGGCGAGCAGCAGCGGGTCGCCATCGCCCGCGCGCTGGCCAACGGGCCGGGCCTGCTGATCGCCGACGAGCCGACGGGCAACCTCGACCCGCACACGGCGGAGGGGGTCTTCGCCATGCTGACCTCGATCGTCCGGCAGGCGCGTGTCGGCGCGCTGATCGCCACCCACAACCTGGAGCTTGCCAACCGCATGGACCGGGTGCTGGAAATGAGCGACGGTGTCCTCGTGGAACACGCGAGGGTTTGA